A genome region from Flavobacterium sp. CFS9 includes the following:
- a CDS encoding alpha/beta hydrolase encodes MKKFILKFTKWAIFICLAIFIVKGCIPTSPDVPYIKPRTTTQYWDLPTGSRIAYTHIAGKGVKKPYPVIYLHGGPGGYVYTKNIETLGKLSESGYDVYLYDQIGCGLSERLEKVKEYTAVRHINDLEAIIKLLGAEKVILVGQSWGGALAVLYSADHLDKIDRIVFTCPGAIKPANEDLEKIKAPDSLNLKEPDNPNAKVLPIVLNPRYVSIGIWARFFGKKLADDKEADGFLTSMANVFTKGLVCDPANVLKEEGGAGSYCNLITSVSYGDLKDPRIKLKNNKIPVLVMKGQCDNINWGYTKEYLDLFSNSKFKLIPNAGHQIFAEQPELYTKTIKDFLTQ; translated from the coding sequence ATGAAAAAATTTATACTAAAATTTACAAAATGGGCAATTTTTATCTGCCTCGCAATATTCATAGTTAAAGGATGTATTCCAACATCGCCTGATGTACCTTATATTAAACCTCGTACAACTACTCAATACTGGGATTTACCTACTGGTTCAAGAATTGCATACACACACATTGCAGGCAAAGGAGTTAAAAAACCATATCCCGTTATTTACCTGCACGGTGGTCCCGGGGGATATGTATATACCAAAAATATTGAAACATTAGGAAAACTTTCTGAGTCAGGGTATGATGTGTATTTATATGATCAAATAGGCTGCGGACTTTCGGAAAGACTTGAAAAAGTTAAAGAATATACTGCTGTACGACATATAAACGACCTTGAAGCAATTATCAAATTATTAGGTGCCGAAAAAGTAATTCTTGTTGGGCAATCCTGGGGTGGAGCATTAGCTGTATTATATTCCGCGGACCATCTGGACAAAATAGACCGAATTGTTTTTACTTGTCCCGGTGCTATTAAACCTGCAAATGAAGACTTAGAAAAAATTAAAGCACCCGACAGCCTGAATTTAAAAGAACCGGACAATCCAAATGCAAAAGTGCTTCCAATCGTTCTTAATCCAAGGTATGTTTCTATAGGAATTTGGGCAAGATTTTTTGGAAAAAAACTGGCTGATGATAAAGAAGCTGATGGTTTTCTGACTAGCATGGCTAATGTTTTTACAAAAGGTCTTGTTTGTGACCCGGCTAATGTGCTGAAGGAAGAAGGAGGTGCAGGCAGTTATTGTAATTTAATTACAAGCGTAAGTTATGGCGATTTAAAAGACCCCAGAATAAAACTGAAAAACAATAAAATTCCTGTTTTGGTAATGAAAGGACAATGCGATAATATTAATTGGGGCTATACGAAAGAGTATCTTGACTTGTTTAGCAATAGCAAGTTCAAATTGATTCCAAATGCAGGACATCAGATTTTTGCAGAACAACCGGAATTATATACGAAGACAATTAAAGACTTCTTAACGCAATAG
- a CDS encoding LytR/AlgR family response regulator transcription factor has product MKVVIIEDEHLASTYLKTILEEQTILPVREITVLKSVKDAVAFFAGNTVDLAFMDIHLGDGKSLDIFEQALVSCPVVFITAYDSYAVKVFKHFTIDYLLKPYEEEELLEALHKYKNIKESFNSNSVVESLVEIENQSNIQHHFLVSHRDKLISVNDTSIPFFFATGKHLFIYTNSGSSYLYNSNLKDLINKLDPVLFFKINRKYIISRHSVQEIVKHSSQKIEILLKVTVPDTEPIILSKKEINNFKNWLNS; this is encoded by the coding sequence ATGAAAGTAGTCATCATTGAAGATGAACATCTCGCCTCCACCTATCTCAAAACCATTTTGGAAGAGCAGACTATCCTTCCGGTCAGAGAAATTACAGTACTGAAATCTGTAAAAGATGCTGTTGCTTTTTTTGCAGGGAATACGGTTGATCTGGCTTTTATGGATATTCATTTGGGAGACGGTAAAAGTCTTGACATTTTTGAGCAGGCTCTGGTTTCATGTCCCGTTGTTTTTATCACTGCTTACGACTCTTATGCAGTAAAAGTTTTCAAGCATTTCACTATCGATTATCTTCTTAAGCCTTATGAGGAAGAGGAATTACTGGAAGCTTTACACAAATACAAAAACATAAAAGAAAGCTTTAACAGCAATTCAGTTGTCGAGTCTTTGGTTGAAATTGAGAATCAAAGTAACATTCAGCATCATTTTTTGGTGAGCCACAGAGACAAGCTCATTTCTGTTAATGATACTTCAATTCCCTTTTTCTTTGCCACCGGAAAACACCTGTTTATCTACACCAATTCCGGCAGCAGTTATCTGTACAATAGTAATTTGAAAGACCTCATCAATAAACTCGATCCGGTACTTTTCTTTAAAATCAACAGAAAGTATATTATCAGCCGTCATTCTGTTCAGGAAATCGTGAAGCATTCGAGTCAGAAAATCGAAATTTTACTGAAAGTTACCGTTCCGGATACCGAACCTATAATTCTAAGCAAAAAAGAAATCAATAATTTCAAAAATTGGCTTAATTCCTAA
- a CDS encoding RagB/SusD family nutrient uptake outer membrane protein: MKNILKYVFFAGVAITTVSCDHYLDVKPVGKVIPETLTDYRAVMTTGYSTTAIHKALSTIRADELVLDEFNDNATFYRDHYIWNDANPDKTTNSFPYAALYNRIFYTNVIINEASAKLAPSAEKDQLIGEAYALRALTYFDLLNIFSKPFNAATAATDRGVPLALKIDLEQAYVPQSVAVIYDQILSDNEEASKLLNLDTQTAGINYRFSKAALYAMESRIFLYRKEWAKAIAAADKAMTYKSALINLNTTAALPNLYNGPESILALEDPFINLLKGASYAAPTLTGIYDKTNDLRFALYYQASGSRFRFRKGGDIAQKCTFRTAELYLTKAEASAQLNDLPTARTTIIAFIKNRYKTVAFDQLSASINTMTQTQLLDFIAQERQREFAVEGHRWFDLRRTTQKQIIHTFNGENYTLIENDPRYTLPFPLDARLNNPEL, encoded by the coding sequence ATGAAAAATATACTAAAATACGTATTCTTTGCCGGTGTAGCCATTACTACTGTAAGCTGTGATCATTATCTTGATGTTAAGCCGGTAGGCAAAGTAATTCCGGAAACTTTAACTGACTATAGAGCAGTAATGACAACCGGTTATTCTACAACTGCTATTCATAAAGCATTATCTACTATTAGAGCAGACGAATTGGTTTTAGATGAATTTAATGATAATGCTACTTTCTACAGAGACCATTATATCTGGAACGATGCCAATCCTGATAAAACTACAAACAGTTTTCCTTATGCTGCTTTGTACAACAGAATTTTCTATACCAATGTTATCATCAATGAAGCAAGCGCAAAATTAGCGCCTTCTGCAGAGAAAGATCAACTAATAGGAGAAGCTTACGCACTAAGAGCATTAACTTATTTTGATTTATTAAATATCTTCAGTAAACCTTTCAATGCTGCAACTGCTGCAACAGACAGAGGTGTTCCGTTGGCTTTAAAAATAGATTTAGAACAGGCTTACGTTCCTCAAAGTGTTGCTGTTATCTACGACCAGATTTTATCTGATAATGAAGAGGCTAGCAAATTATTGAATTTAGACACTCAGACAGCGGGTATCAACTACCGTTTTTCTAAAGCTGCTTTATATGCAATGGAATCCCGAATTTTCTTATATAGAAAAGAATGGGCAAAAGCTATTGCTGCTGCAGATAAAGCAATGACATACAAAAGTGCTTTAATCAACTTAAACACTACTGCTGCTTTACCGAATCTTTACAACGGACCGGAATCTATATTAGCACTTGAAGATCCTTTCATTAATCTTTTGAAAGGAGCATCATATGCTGCGCCAACTTTAACAGGTATTTATGATAAAACAAACGACTTGCGTTTTGCGTTGTATTATCAGGCAAGCGGAAGCAGATTCAGATTTAGAAAAGGTGGTGATATCGCTCAAAAATGTACTTTTAGAACCGCTGAATTGTATTTGACAAAAGCAGAAGCATCGGCACAATTAAACGATCTGCCAACAGCAAGAACAACAATAATCGCTTTCATCAAAAACCGATATAAAACTGTGGCTTTTGATCAGCTAAGTGCATCAATTAATACCATGACACAAACGCAGCTTCTTGATTTTATCGCTCAGGAAAGACAACGTGAGTTTGCTGTAGAAGGTCACCGTTGGTTTGATTTACGTAGAACAACTCAAAAACAAATCATTCATACTTTCAATGGAGAAAATTATACGCTAATAGAAAATGATCCGCGATATACATTGCCATTTCCTTTAGATGCCCGATTAAACAATCCTGAATTGTAA
- a CDS encoding SusC/RagA family TonB-linked outer membrane protein yields MKNLFYMLSFLLALSGFAQERTIKGKVLDAKDGLPIPGVTIAVENSSVSNNTSEKGVIQSAGLGTVSDFDGAFELKINNNVKSLRVTYMGYLPYTIDITDKNQYNISLKSDVSELKEIVVTGYQKIEKRKLTSAVAKVDMADIKQAGVASLDQMLVGQVAGVAVTQQTGAPGTIAKIRVRGTASLNGAQDPLWVLDGLPLEGNDVPQNYDKDNIDVLSNFSIAGLNPEDIKDITILKDAAATAIYGARAANGVIVVTTKKGKKGSMKVDLNVNTFVTQKPDFSKLNLLNASQKVDFELSLASREDLTYRDGNGEISRILKQANELGVYRSGGFSSLSPTTQNSINALRNTNTNWGDLLYRSAINKQYTLSLSGGGEKSDYYFSLGAYNEEGATIGTGFDRYNLTLKNNFDVTDKLHVGVGIFGTQSKKSSYISDTDTFTNPANYSRNANPYLAPLNADGSYNYDKDMTGYGNGSVYIPFNYLEERENTNYELTTRSIKALLDVDYKITKGLKASTQIGLQFDNNASEKYAGKDTYFTRKEREKTSVFANGAYTYFLPVGGIIQNSNTDFFQYNWKTMLNYNTTLGGKHELEFMLGNELRKNKSTAINTKGFGFDPKTLTTTQIIFPTQSYASNPTYRTYLKSENENAFASFFATASYTYDRKYTFFGSVRYDGSDLFGADPKYKYLPLWAVSGSWAVSEEDFLKDNDVVSNLRLRASYGLQGNIDKNTSPYVVGTNQTTIILPGQSEPIISVTSPPNDKLRWEKTTNTNFGMDLGLFNNRINIVTDVYGRKSTDLIGLQSLPVENGFEYTNANWAQVTNRGFEIALSTSNINRPNFKWNTTINFAHNKSTVDRIQTRSNSYLPSRQGLPVNAVFALKTNGIDESGFPLFVNKKGETVNTQTLFGLFDPYADFFPGVFSQSKLTNEETRDLFTYVGDADPKFTGGFINTFKVHNFDLTIATTFNLKQTVVEKPNFNGTQLDRGQNYTTDVLNAWSPTNTGSNIPGITSPTSGTGDSWMAYQWFSPAGAPLNVYNYLDTWVHEMSYMRLSSVRLGYSLPKTATKTLFMDSIRFSIEGRNLFVISSDYKGYFDPETFGNIYAQPIPRSISLGCNLTF; encoded by the coding sequence ATGAAAAATTTATTTTACATGCTGAGTTTCCTACTTGCCCTCTCGGGGTTTGCGCAGGAAAGGACTATTAAAGGAAAGGTACTAGATGCCAAAGACGGACTGCCGATACCGGGAGTTACCATTGCTGTCGAAAACAGTTCCGTATCCAACAACACCTCTGAAAAAGGAGTAATTCAAAGTGCCGGTCTGGGAACCGTAAGTGACTTTGACGGTGCATTTGAATTGAAAATAAACAATAATGTCAAATCTCTGAGGGTAACTTATATGGGTTATCTACCTTATACCATTGACATTACAGATAAAAATCAGTACAATATTTCTTTAAAGTCAGATGTAAGCGAATTAAAAGAAATCGTAGTTACCGGTTATCAAAAAATCGAAAAAAGAAAGCTGACATCTGCTGTTGCCAAAGTGGATATGGCTGATATCAAACAAGCAGGTGTTGCGAGTTTAGATCAAATGTTAGTAGGTCAGGTTGCGGGTGTTGCGGTAACACAACAAACAGGAGCTCCGGGAACCATTGCAAAAATCAGAGTTCGTGGTACTGCCTCTCTTAATGGTGCACAAGATCCGTTATGGGTTTTGGATGGTTTGCCACTTGAAGGAAATGACGTTCCTCAAAATTATGACAAAGACAATATTGATGTTTTAAGCAATTTTTCTATCGCAGGTTTAAATCCTGAGGATATTAAAGATATTACCATATTGAAAGATGCTGCTGCAACTGCCATTTACGGAGCAAGAGCTGCAAACGGTGTTATTGTTGTAACGACTAAAAAAGGAAAAAAAGGAAGCATGAAAGTAGATTTGAATGTCAATACTTTTGTGACTCAAAAACCTGATTTTTCTAAATTAAACCTTTTAAATGCTTCTCAAAAAGTAGATTTTGAACTTTCGCTGGCTTCAAGAGAAGATTTGACTTACAGAGACGGTAACGGAGAAATTTCCCGTATTCTTAAACAGGCTAATGAATTAGGAGTCTACAGATCGGGAGGTTTTTCGTCTCTAAGTCCAACAACACAAAACTCAATCAACGCTTTAAGAAACACCAATACCAATTGGGGCGATTTATTGTACAGAAGTGCCATCAACAAACAATATACATTAAGTTTATCCGGTGGTGGAGAAAAATCTGATTACTATTTCTCTTTAGGAGCTTACAACGAAGAAGGTGCTACTATCGGAACTGGTTTTGACCGATACAACCTTACTTTAAAAAACAACTTTGATGTAACGGATAAATTACATGTTGGAGTTGGAATTTTTGGTACACAAAGTAAAAAATCATCTTATATTTCAGATACAGACACTTTTACAAATCCTGCTAATTACTCCAGAAACGCAAATCCATATTTAGCTCCATTAAACGCTGATGGAAGTTATAATTATGATAAAGACATGACCGGATATGGAAATGGAAGTGTATATATTCCTTTTAATTACTTAGAAGAAAGAGAAAATACCAATTACGAATTGACAACAAGATCTATAAAAGCATTACTTGACGTTGATTATAAGATTACAAAAGGATTAAAAGCAAGCACTCAGATTGGTTTACAGTTTGACAATAATGCTTCTGAAAAATATGCTGGTAAAGACACTTACTTTACAAGAAAAGAAAGAGAAAAAACAAGTGTATTTGCAAATGGAGCTTATACTTATTTCCTTCCTGTTGGCGGAATTATTCAAAATTCAAACACTGACTTTTTCCAATACAACTGGAAAACGATGTTAAACTACAACACTACTCTTGGAGGAAAACATGAGTTAGAATTTATGTTGGGTAATGAGTTAAGAAAAAATAAAAGTACAGCTATTAATACAAAAGGTTTTGGTTTTGACCCGAAAACATTGACCACAACTCAAATTATTTTTCCAACCCAAAGTTATGCATCTAATCCAACCTATAGAACGTATTTAAAGAGTGAAAACGAAAATGCATTTGCATCATTCTTCGCAACAGCATCTTATACTTATGACAGAAAATATACGTTCTTTGGAAGTGTTCGTTACGACGGTTCAGATTTATTTGGTGCAGATCCTAAATACAAATACTTACCATTGTGGGCTGTTTCAGGTTCATGGGCAGTATCTGAAGAAGATTTCTTAAAAGACAATGACGTAGTTTCTAATTTAAGATTACGTGCATCTTATGGTTTACAAGGAAATATCGACAAAAATACTTCTCCGTATGTAGTTGGAACAAATCAAACAACTATTATTTTACCAGGACAATCAGAACCTATTATTAGTGTAACTTCTCCTCCAAATGATAAATTAAGATGGGAAAAAACGACCAATACCAACTTTGGAATGGATCTGGGATTATTCAACAACCGTATCAACATTGTAACTGATGTTTACGGAAGAAAAAGTACTGATTTAATTGGTTTACAATCACTTCCTGTTGAAAACGGTTTTGAATATACAAATGCTAACTGGGCACAGGTAACCAATAGAGGTTTTGAGATTGCTTTGTCAACTTCAAACATCAATCGTCCAAACTTTAAATGGAACACGACTATTAATTTTGCTCATAATAAGAGTACTGTTGATCGTATTCAGACAAGATCTAACAGCTATTTACCTTCAAGACAAGGATTACCTGTTAATGCCGTATTTGCATTAAAAACGAACGGAATTGATGAAAGTGGTTTCCCTTTATTTGTAAATAAAAAAGGAGAAACGGTAAACACGCAAACTCTTTTTGGTCTTTTTGATCCTTATGCAGATTTTTTCCCGGGAGTTTTCTCGCAATCAAAACTTACGAATGAAGAAACAAGAGATTTGTTTACTTATGTTGGAGATGCAGATCCTAAATTTACCGGAGGTTTTATCAACACTTTTAAAGTTCATAATTTTGATCTTACTATTGCTACCACTTTCAATCTTAAACAAACTGTTGTTGAAAAACCAAATTTTAATGGTACACAATTAGATCGTGGTCAAAACTACACTACGGATGTACTTAATGCATGGTCACCTACTAATACTGGTTCCAATATCCCCGGAATTACTAGTCCAACTTCAGGAACAGGAGATTCATGGATGGCTTACCAATGGTTTTCTCCAGCAGGAGCGCCACTTAATGTTTACAACTATTTAGATACCTGGGTTCATGAAATGAGCTATATGCGTTTAAGCAGCGTTCGTTTAGGGTATTCATTGCCTAAAACAGCCACAAAAACGTTGTTTATGGACAGCATTAGATTTAGTATCGAAGGAAGAAACTTATTCGTAATCAGCTCTGATTATAAAGGTTACTTTGACCCTGAAACGTTCGGAAATATCTATGCACAACCAATCCCAAGATCAATATCTTTAGGATGTAACCTAACTTTTTAA
- a CDS encoding zinc-dependent metalloprotease, which translates to MREKALLINLKNIVLLVLVLSTSTMVSQKKNKKNKEDKTVQVKDSLKDSKGKKYDDLVKKGTFKKGLFNTIQVKTDLYLEINDSLFQREFLVVNKISSVPLPVNDAGLNKGMNYENKIITFHKDLVAKKVWVKSSVPKVSSPVGDAITASVNSNFSESIIEVFDIETKNNDSTSVVIKANKVFDGKQKSFNDVLSNIGFGGSVKSELSYIENVKTFPKNIVVKSQLTTSVSEGGPALSVTLGVTSNIILLDKTPMQPRFADKRVGYFSEKHWYFSDSQHAMQEKELITRWRLEPKKEDIEKYRKGELVEPKKPIVYYIDPSTPKQWRSYIIEGVRDWQVAFERAGFKNAVIAKEPTEEDTDFDVDDVRYSVITYVASPKSNAMGPAVVDPRSGEIIESDIIWWHNVMTSLQSWMRIQTGAIDPKARGNKFSDEHMGEAIRFVSSHEVGHTFGLKHNMGASFAYPVESLRSKDFTAKMGGTAPSIMDYARYNYIAQPEDHVEAITPKIGEYDKYAIEWGYKWYADQKEEHTALNDLIAKHQNDPVYFYGEQQDGDSTIDPRSQSEDLGDDAMKASEYGLKNLKKVVGKILEWTYDKDESYYQTGKLYIGAIGQWNLYNYHVLTNVGGIYLNTTVHGDNKASYIPVPAAIQKRAVSYLLKNSIALPEWLFFNPILDKTNPLKDSPLGPYEYTPYTLARELQYGILYNLLSDDRLLRITENELFQRNEAKENVYTVTQLFKTVHQNIFAPTIQNKSLTIMERMTQKNYVDVLIVSTNKLFEKTDSKKIIQLEETLRMPHLCDYLDQSKMARNINQSSLKRVSEVTSDKKGELNQILKLLKTKRNIGNQETKNHYFDLIQRIEKALTNTL; encoded by the coding sequence ATGAGAGAAAAGGCATTGTTGATAAACCTAAAAAATATCGTTTTATTGGTATTGGTACTGAGCACCAGTACGATGGTTTCTCAAAAAAAGAACAAAAAGAATAAAGAAGACAAAACTGTACAAGTTAAAGATTCATTAAAAGATTCGAAAGGAAAAAAGTATGACGATCTTGTTAAAAAAGGAACTTTCAAGAAAGGACTTTTTAACACCATCCAGGTCAAAACAGATTTATACCTGGAAATTAACGATTCTCTTTTTCAAAGAGAGTTTTTAGTAGTCAACAAAATCTCGAGTGTTCCTTTGCCTGTTAATGATGCCGGATTGAATAAAGGAATGAACTACGAGAATAAAATTATAACGTTTCACAAAGATTTAGTTGCCAAAAAAGTTTGGGTAAAATCTTCTGTTCCAAAAGTTTCATCGCCTGTTGGAGATGCTATTACGGCTTCGGTAAACAGTAATTTCTCAGAATCTATTATTGAAGTTTTTGATATTGAAACCAAGAATAACGATTCGACTTCGGTTGTCATCAAGGCCAATAAAGTTTTCGATGGTAAACAAAAGAGTTTCAATGATGTGTTGAGTAACATTGGCTTTGGCGGATCTGTGAAATCTGAACTATCCTATATCGAAAATGTAAAAACGTTTCCTAAAAATATTGTTGTAAAATCGCAGCTTACGACATCAGTAAGCGAAGGCGGTCCTGCCCTTTCGGTTACCCTTGGAGTGACATCCAACATTATTTTGCTGGATAAAACACCAATGCAGCCGCGTTTCGCAGACAAACGTGTGGGGTATTTCTCTGAAAAACACTGGTATTTCAGCGACAGCCAGCATGCAATGCAGGAGAAAGAGTTAATTACACGCTGGAGGCTGGAGCCTAAAAAGGAAGATATCGAGAAATACCGCAAAGGCGAATTGGTAGAACCAAAAAAGCCAATTGTGTATTATATCGATCCTTCGACACCAAAACAATGGCGTTCTTATATTATTGAGGGAGTTCGTGACTGGCAGGTTGCTTTTGAAAGAGCCGGATTTAAAAATGCCGTGATCGCCAAAGAACCTACTGAGGAAGATACAGATTTTGATGTCGATGATGTACGTTATTCTGTAATTACGTATGTGGCTTCACCAAAATCTAACGCTATGGGGCCTGCAGTGGTGGATCCGAGAAGCGGTGAAATTATAGAATCGGATATTATCTGGTGGCACAATGTAATGACTTCGCTGCAAAGCTGGATGCGCATTCAGACCGGTGCTATTGATCCGAAAGCCAGAGGAAACAAATTTAGTGACGAACACATGGGAGAAGCGATCCGTTTTGTATCGTCTCATGAAGTCGGACATACTTTTGGTTTAAAGCACAATATGGGGGCTTCGTTTGCTTATCCGGTGGAATCGTTAAGGTCTAAAGATTTTACAGCGAAAATGGGCGGAACTGCTCCATCTATCATGGATTATGCCCGTTACAATTATATCGCTCAGCCTGAAGACCATGTTGAAGCGATTACGCCAAAAATTGGTGAATACGATAAATATGCTATCGAATGGGGTTACAAATGGTATGCTGATCAAAAAGAAGAACACACTGCACTTAACGATCTGATTGCAAAACATCAGAATGATCCGGTTTATTTCTACGGAGAGCAGCAGGATGGTGACAGTACCATTGACCCGCGTTCGCAATCTGAAGATTTAGGTGACGATGCCATGAAAGCCAGCGAATACGGACTTAAAAACCTTAAAAAAGTGGTGGGTAAAATCCTTGAATGGACGTACGACAAAGATGAGTCTTACTATCAAACGGGTAAACTTTACATCGGAGCAATTGGTCAGTGGAATCTTTACAACTACCATGTGTTAACCAATGTGGGAGGAATTTATTTGAATACCACGGTACATGGTGACAACAAGGCGAGTTATATTCCGGTTCCGGCTGCCATTCAAAAAAGAGCTGTTTCGTATTTATTGAAAAACAGTATTGCACTTCCGGAATGGTTGTTTTTCAATCCGATTCTGGACAAAACAAATCCGTTGAAAGACTCTCCTCTTGGGCCTTATGAGTACACTCCTTATACCCTGGCAAGAGAATTACAATATGGAATTTTATACAACCTGTTAAGTGATGATCGTTTGTTGAGAATTACCGAAAATGAGCTGTTCCAACGCAATGAAGCGAAAGAAAATGTTTATACCGTAACACAATTATTCAAAACCGTTCACCAAAACATTTTCGCTCCTACGATTCAAAACAAATCGCTTACGATTATGGAACGTATGACGCAGAAGAACTATGTAGATGTATTGATTGTTTCCACCAATAAACTTTTTGAGAAAACAGACAGCAAGAAAATCATTCAGTTAGAAGAGACTTTAAGAATGCCTCATTTATGCGATTATCTGGACCAATCAAAAATGGCACGCAACATCAATCAGTCTTCCTTAAAGAGAGTTTCTGAAGTGACTTCTGATAAAAAAGGAGAATTGAATCAGATTCTGAAACTTTTAAAGACGAAAAGAAACATTGGAAATCAGGAGACAAAGAATCACTATTTCGATCTGATCCAGCGTATTGAAAAAGCATTAACTAACACACTTTAA
- a CDS encoding histidine kinase, producing MKFTFKNTFSRRNFFILGIIFIVLTLLSIYILSSFITEITEKSNTATEERGFLKKQEVLVQELSHFLETQKELKRIVEMSNTRNLSDNLKVLSTIHANDSLIKNNWFQINKEHITFVTAKNSPNLEASIKDFAVKNGNLSAYNCIVENNQDFFWRIYYKYTATNGTIIRYGYDIDLKALQTYFSTIDQKALNYAFVFDKKGTILYHPEVKLLKKNVFKITNLRASDTTFANTNSFNRQIALSEYLGLDIVRYTKRLNLKGTDWYICVNFAEKISNEDVNTVKKYASLIYIVTTAILIVFFYLFTLFTRKNFREKEVLAQEKNNLLIENEKINKEKALIQLQQLKEQINPHFLFNSLNSLYMLIESNTAVARKFTLNLSKIYRYLITPPVNNIVTVQEELLFIEKYIFLQQTRFTKEFVFSIQIEDENNLAKKVPYLAFQIAVENAIKHNIASEETPLKITIDIKENVVIITNNLNEKQNFGKESKFGHKYLEIIYKYYAKDDFKAFKKDGDFTCILPLIG from the coding sequence TTGAAATTTACTTTTAAAAATACCTTTTCCCGCAGGAACTTCTTCATTTTAGGAATTATTTTCATTGTCCTCACACTGCTTTCAATTTATATTCTGAGCAGTTTTATAACGGAGATCACCGAAAAATCAAATACTGCCACTGAAGAACGAGGCTTTCTGAAAAAGCAGGAAGTACTTGTACAGGAATTGTCCCATTTTTTAGAAACTCAAAAGGAGTTAAAACGCATTGTGGAAATGAGCAATACCAGGAATCTGTCGGATAATCTGAAGGTACTTAGCACGATTCACGCCAATGACAGTCTTATTAAAAACAACTGGTTTCAGATTAATAAAGAGCATATCACTTTTGTAACGGCTAAAAACAGTCCTAATCTGGAAGCTTCCATCAAAGATTTTGCTGTCAAAAACGGAAATCTCAGTGCCTACAATTGCATTGTTGAAAATAATCAGGACTTCTTCTGGCGTATTTATTACAAGTATACCGCGACAAACGGCACGATCATTCGATACGGGTATGACATTGATTTAAAAGCTCTTCAAACCTATTTTTCTACTATTGACCAAAAAGCACTCAATTATGCTTTTGTATTTGATAAAAAAGGGACCATCCTCTACCATCCTGAAGTAAAATTGCTGAAGAAGAATGTTTTCAAAATCACTAACCTTCGTGCAAGTGATACTACTTTTGCCAATACAAACAGCTTCAACCGACAAATTGCACTTTCGGAATATCTGGGTCTTGACATTGTACGCTATACCAAACGTCTCAATCTAAAAGGAACGGATTGGTACATCTGTGTCAATTTTGCGGAGAAAATATCCAATGAAGATGTCAATACCGTAAAAAAGTATGCTTCACTAATTTACATCGTTACGACAGCTATTTTAATCGTGTTCTTTTACTTGTTTACCCTTTTCACCCGCAAAAATTTCAGGGAAAAGGAAGTACTGGCGCAGGAAAAAAACAACCTTTTGATCGAAAATGAAAAAATTAATAAAGAGAAAGCACTCATTCAGCTGCAGCAATTAAAAGAGCAGATCAATCCGCATTTTCTGTTCAACTCGCTGAATTCGTTATATATGCTTATTGAAAGTAACACGGCTGTGGCGCGGAAATTCACTCTGAATCTGTCCAAAATTTACCGATATCTGATTACGCCCCCGGTTAATAATATTGTTACGGTACAGGAAGAATTGCTTTTTATTGAAAAGTATATCTTTTTGCAGCAAACCCGTTTTACGAAAGAATTTGTCTTTTCGATCCAAATCGAAGACGAAAATAACCTGGCTAAAAAAGTGCCTTATCTGGCTTTTCAGATCGCGGTAGAAAACGCCATAAAACACAATATCGCTTCTGAAGAAACCCCTTTAAAAATAACAATTGACATTAAAGAAAACGTTGTAATTATTACCAATAATTTAAACGAAAAGCAAAACTTTGGCAAAGAATCCAAGTTTGGTCACAAATACTTAGAAATTATTTACAAATATTATGCTAAGGACGATTTCAAAGCCTTCAAAAAAGACGGCGATTTTACTTGCATTTTGCCTTTAATTGGATAA